AATGGCAGCTTATTCAAGCATTCATCCCAATCCCAATGTAAGGAGTAGCCCACCCTCTTTCTGGCCTAGGAAAAAGAAAACCCAAGATAAGGACTAGCCCACCCACCACCTCCTGGTCCTCAAGCCCAATTAGGGAATCCTCCTTCTTCTAAAAAAAAAGAATCCTCCTTGTTCGCACGAGACCAGTTCGGCGTTTCCACCACTGGCGCTCTTCGAACCCTAGACacggcacggcggcgcggcgtacGCCTCCTCCGCGCACCCCACGGCCGCTGCAGGCGAGCGGCGTTGCCTTCCCTGGTTACTGAAGGAAGCGTTCCCCGGCGCTGTGTTGGCTTCCCATTTCAACATATTGAACAACCAGTAACATCACTTCAGGATTGCTCGTGAGGATTAATTGATGACTAGCGGGATTGTTGGTGGCAAGGTCTTAACGCTGTTGGCATGCTTGTTTAGATTGCTTACCTGAATCCAGTTATGTGTGGCAGAATCCACACTAATTTAGGCTCCCTGTTTTCTGAAAATGCTAGGACAGCTTAATCTGGATTTTGAAGCAATGAGTACCTGTAAAAGGGCCAGGACGGAAGCTACATCTGTTGTGTGTTCAGACAGACTGAGCAGTCTACCTCCAGAGATAAAGGGCGACATCCTCTCCCGTTTGAATGTCGAAGAAGCGGTTAGGACTAGCATCTTATCATGTACTTGGAGGGATGCTTGGGGTAATATGCCAGAGATATCTCTGCGTGAAGGAAATTTTACACGAACCAAGTTCGTTACGTTGGTTGATATGGTGCTATTACTCCACAAGGGAGCTATAGAAGAGTTTGATATTTCAGGTAACAAAAGTTACCATGATGAGTTCGGTAGGTGGATGCTCATGCTGTCAAGGAGATCACCAAGATCAGTTATAATCAAGTTGAACTCAGGGCCAAGGTATAGGATTCCCTCATACCTCTTTTCTATCGGCGATCTGGAGTCTCTGGACCTAGAAAACTGCATCATCAGCTTATTCCAAGGTTTCAAGAGCCTAACTGACCTCAGCCTGGAAAATTTCTCCTCCAGAGACATGGATATGCAAACATTGATCTCGTCCTGCCCTGTACTGACTGATTTGATATTAACTTCTGTTGAGGCCTTGAGGGCATCAACTGTCTAAACATTCAAGCTCCTAAACTGGAATTTCTTAATGTTGAAGGGGAGTTTGAAGACATTAAGTTGGATGCTCCTAATCTTGAGGTGGCCATTTTCTCTCTTGATCACAAAGCTAAAGCATGTCAATCTGTTCTAATTGCGCATGACAAGGAAAGCTATGTCAAGCAGTTATTGGGAAGCCTAAGTGACGTCAAAACACTTTCAGTTAGTGGCTCTGTTTTCCGGAAGGTGTGGTATTATTAGCTCCATCACTAGTATGGCCTTCCTATGCCTTTTTACCGATCTGTGTTAccatttcctttttcttttcttgtcGTAGTATCTAACAAAAGGATGCATACTTATGAAGTTCCGTGTCATGTTTCATCGCCTGGAGAATATTTATCTTGGCATATACATTTGGGACCAGAGACAAGTCTCGGCCACTTGTTCATTGTTGAAGAATGCCCCTAACTTAAAGATGCTTGAGCTATGGGTATGTATGCCCCTGTAATCCATATTCATTCGTTGTGTTTACGGCTAATGGGTTCTGAGAAAACAATAAAAATGCAGAGTTACCCTAGGATCACATGGGAGCAGTATCGGGATCAGGCTAGCATTCAAGAGCTTACCCTGGAAATGCAAATGGACCATCTCGTAATGGCCAATGTGAAACATTTTTGGGGTCTGAACTATGAAGTCGATTTCGTGGCAAAACTACTGAGCTGGGCACCTGCTTTGGAAGAAGTGAAATTAGAGTGGAAGGGCAAAACAGACCGCAACATGGTTCTTACCAAGCTATTAGCTCTGCCGAGGGTGTCTCGCAGAGCCAAGATCATTGTTACATGATAAGTATGCACCCTCATCACTTTGCCAATCTAATTTGCTGCGGGTAGAATTATTTTGGCTATGTTTATGCGAATGTACCAAGTAGGAGTAGCTGGTGGTTATATATAATGTATGGGTGCATTTGACGCAAATCATCAGGTAGAGGTAGCGTGCTTTGTTGAGAACATCCAGTGGGACGGCATCAGTTTAGCTTGTCCAGTTCTGTCCCTATGTTGTTAACTTGTTATATGACAAAATCGTGGTTCTCGTAAAtacgtgtccttcagaagtgaTAACATTTATGAAGGCACCTTCATGTTGTGTCAACAAGACTGAATCAAAGACATCAAATGGTACCTTCATTTTGTACTTTATGCATGTGCATGTAAGAAGCCTGCAGTTTTGAGATAAGGCAACACATGCCTCAATCAGTACACCTTTGGAAATCAAAGCATTTATCAGAATGGTTTACATTGGTTTCAGGATGGAATGAATGTTCAGTAGAAGGGCAATCACCAGGTTTTAATATGTTGCTTCAATATTATTCACTGTGGTTTCTCGTATTGAGGTGAAGAGAAACCAGGGTTTTACTTAAATAATTTTAAAGAATTGAAAACTATTGATTCAgggttttttttcaaaaaggggggtctccccggcctctgcatcagagtgaTGCATACGGCCAACTTATTAACCAAATAAAAAGGTTCCAACAAGGTTCCAAAGTCTCCAACTGTAAAAACTAAAAAGAAAGCTCACACAGAGCCATAATGGGCTAGAAACACAAACTAGCCAAGATAagacgccacaaccggctggctaaagatagataggtaaactaattgcctatcctattacatgaccgccatccaaaccggttgaagatatcccgagctaccatctcccagcggatagatccagtaaccaaatgctccctggcctccatcggagtgagtagcgaccacgaacggatcacggccgtggctcggaaaataacctgcaaaaagtgaatacgtgatgttctgttaaaaaccaaatcatttctgcatgTCCAGATAGTCCACAGCAAAGCGCAAACTCCAACACGAATATGTCTCGCTAAGTCAGGCTCAATCCCATTAAGCCATGTCCCAAATAACATGGTGACAGAATtcggtggagtaatattaaaagcaatGTGACCGTCCGCCAAAGGATTCTGGCCAACGGGCAATTAAGAAAGAGATGTTTGATCGTCTCATCCCGATCacagaaactacacctagtaggtcctgtccaattacgcttTATCAAGTTGTCCTTGGTTAAAATAActtgtttatggacaaaccacataaataCTTTTATTTTTAAAGGaactttgacagcccaaacatgCTTGGAGGTAGGAATGGAGTTCGAATTAATAACATcaatatacattgatttaacTGTGAATACTCCAGACCTAGTCAGTTTCCAGCGTAATTCATCGGGTTGTTGAGAAAGCTGTACCTCCATCAGTCTCCGAACTAGAAGGAGCCATTCTTCCCAACGATTGCCCGCTAACGACCgtctgaactgaatattaagggggatAGATTGAAATACCGTTGCAACGAACACCTCATGTCGTTGAACAATGCGATATAAAGACGGATATTGAATGGCCAAGGGTGTCCCgccgagccaagtatcctcccagaagcgTGTACTAGCGCCGTTGCCAATAACAAACTTTGTCCTATTAAACAAGGATTGTTTGACTTTCATCAGTCCTTTCCAGAAAGGCGAGTCAGTCGGCCTGACTGTGACCTGGGACAAGGATTTTGTCTGTAGGTACTTGCTGCGAAGGATTTGCGCCCACGTGGCATCAGTTTCAGATGAGAGCTTCCACAGCCACTTACTAAGAAGGCATCTGTtcttaacttcaagattttcaataccaagacccccttggtctttcggtctacagatgatatcccattttGCAAGTCGGTACTTTCTTTTTAGTTCATCACCCTGCCAAAAGAAACGCGATCGATAAaagtccagtcttttcctaacaccaactgggacttcaaagaacgataagagaaacataggcatGCTCGTGAGCACCGAATTTATCAGAATTAATCGGCCTCTGTATGACATGAGCTTAcccttccagcaactcagtttcttctcaaaccggtcttcgatgcacttccattctctgtTAGTCAGCTTTCGATGGTGGATTGGAATACCTAGGTAAGAGAAAGGTAAATCCCCCAACtcgcacccaaacaattgcctataagcctcctgttcgtctttggctctaccaaagcagaacaactcgctcttatgaaagttaatctttaacccggtcaattgttcgaaaaggcataacaccagcttcatatttctcgccttggccaagtcatgctccataaagatgattgtatcatcagcgtactgaaggatggatacacctccatcaacaagatgaggtaccaagccacctacttgaccattctccttagcccttcctatcaAAATTG
The Aegilops tauschii subsp. strangulata cultivar AL8/78 chromosome 3, Aet v6.0, whole genome shotgun sequence genome window above contains:
- the LOC109775660 gene encoding LOW QUALITY PROTEIN: F-box/FBD/LRR-repeat protein At1g13570-like (The sequence of the model RefSeq protein was modified relative to this genomic sequence to represent the inferred CDS: deleted 2 bases in 1 codon; substituted 1 base at 1 genomic stop codon) → MSTCKRARTEATSVVCSDRLSSLPPEIKGDILSRLNVEEAVRTSILSCTWRDAWGNMPEISLREGNFTRTKFVTLVDMVLLLHKGAIEEFDISGNKSYHDEFGRWMLMLSRRSPRSVIIKLNSGPRYRIPSYLFSIGDLESLDLENCIISLFQGFKSLTDLSLENFSSRDMDMQTLISSCPVLTDLILTSXGLEGINCLNIQAPKLEFLNVEGEFEDIKLDAPNLEVAIFSLDHKAKACQSVLIAHDKESYVKQLLGSLSDVKTLSVSGSVFRKYLTKGCILMKFRVMFHRLENIYLGIYIWDQRQVSATCSLLKNAPNLKMLELWKTIKMQSYPRITWEQYRDQASIQELTLEMQMDHLVMANVKHFWGLNYEVDFVAKLLSWAPALEEVKLEWKGKTDRNMVLTKLLALPRVSRRAKIIVT